Proteins encoded in a region of the Pelmatolapia mariae isolate MD_Pm_ZW linkage group LG16_19, Pm_UMD_F_2, whole genome shotgun sequence genome:
- the LOC134644527 gene encoding olfactory receptor 2T27-like has protein sequence MDEMNDKFNVTYITFGGHVELNKYRFLYFAIMFTAYILILCSNSTILCLIWIKKSLHEPMYIFIAGLLLNSVMFSTNIYPELLIDFLSDKQITTHSLCSFQAFIYYSLTGSEFFLLAAMAYDRYVSICKPLQYTTIMKKTTIIILLGLAWLLPACQLVPSVVMSQSYKICSFTLNGIFCNNAISKLYCDTSRTTYIIYGVFILLNTVFLPLLFILFTYTKIFIICYRSCREVRKKAAQTCLPHLLVLVSFSGLCSYDIIIARLEMNLPKVARFILTLQVVLYHPLFNPIVYGLKMKEISKHLKKLFCEGKFNIWQSSC, from the coding sequence ATGGACGAAATGAATGATAAATTTAATGTGACATATATAACTTTTGGTGGGCATGTTGAATTGAACAAATAcagatttttgtattttgccaTCATGTTTACAGCATATATTCTAATACTTTGCAGCAATTCAACTATATTGTGTCTCATATGGATTAAGAAAAGCCTGCATGAGCCtatgtatatttttattgcaGGGTTGTTACTGAACTCAGTTATGTTTAGCACCAATATCTACCCAGAACTTTTGATTGACTTTTTATCAGACAAGCAGATCACAACTCATTCACTATGCAGCTTTcaagcatttatttattattctctAACAGGATCAGAGTTCTTTCTATTAGCAGCTATGGCATATGACAGGTATGTGTCTATATGCAAACCACTGCAATATACAACcatcatgaaaaaaacaactatcaTAATTTTACTAGGTTTAGCTTGGCTTCTGCCTGCTTGTCAGCTTGTGCCATCAGTTGTAATGAGTCAGAGTTATAAAATTTGCAGTTTTACTTTGAATGGAATCTTTTGTAATAATGCAATTTCCAAGCTTTACTGTGACACCTCAAGAACAACATATATCATATATGgtgtgtttattttacttaacACCGTATTTCTTCCTTTGCTTTTCATACTTTTTACTTacacaaaaatatttataatatgCTATCGGAGCTGCAGGGAGGTCAGGAAAAAAGCTGCACAGACTTGTTTACCTCACCTGCTTGTATTAGTCAGCTTTTCAGGTTTGTGTTCGTATGATATAATTATAGCTCGACTAGAAATGAATTTGCCAAAAGTTGCACGTTTTATATTGACCTTACAAGTGGTTTTATATCATCCTCTCTTTAATCCAATTGTTTatggactgaaaatgaaagaaatctctAAACACCTCAAGAAATTGTTCTGTGAAGGAAAATTCAACATCTGGCAAAGCTCATGCTGA